From the genome of Paludisphaera rhizosphaerae, one region includes:
- a CDS encoding vWA domain-containing protein, whose protein sequence is MATAPKHHLGDTPLTDPRSLATSTAFHVLLAMLASLTVLSVVSSKEDEADRRALRGELEPVDNRADRESGSGGGGGPGEIGGMADPNLISKPTVAPAVKQVHDPTADALLNEILPQSDVKLVETLARDIPDLPSPSPGMIPGSGDGGGGGEGGGSGGGIGRGVGPGTEFFGSREHGRSFAYVIDCSGSMSTRNALDIAKRELLASLDRLPPDVGFSVTFYDLNARKLTDAQGRRGIMQATAANKSRVRAQLAAVAPFGGTDHLLALRTALVDRPEVIFFLTDAASMTNDNVETVLAESKGSRIQAIEFGLGRDIGQNTPLRRLATESGGAYHYVDTSRFPKSPNGY, encoded by the coding sequence ATGGCGACAGCCCCTAAGCACCATCTGGGCGACACGCCGTTGACCGACCCGCGCTCGCTGGCGACGTCGACGGCGTTCCACGTCCTGCTCGCCATGCTGGCCTCGCTGACGGTCCTCTCGGTGGTCTCCTCGAAAGAGGACGAGGCCGATCGCAGGGCCCTGCGCGGCGAGCTTGAGCCGGTCGACAACCGGGCTGATCGCGAATCGGGCTCCGGCGGAGGCGGTGGACCGGGCGAGATCGGCGGCATGGCCGACCCGAACCTGATCTCGAAGCCGACCGTCGCGCCGGCGGTGAAGCAGGTCCACGACCCCACGGCCGACGCCCTGCTGAACGAGATCCTCCCCCAGAGCGACGTCAAACTCGTCGAGACTCTCGCCCGCGACATCCCCGACCTGCCGTCCCCTTCCCCGGGCATGATCCCGGGATCCGGCGACGGCGGGGGAGGCGGCGAAGGGGGAGGCTCCGGCGGGGGGATCGGCCGGGGCGTCGGGCCGGGAACCGAGTTCTTCGGCAGCCGCGAACACGGCCGGTCGTTCGCCTACGTGATCGACTGCTCCGGCAGCATGAGCACCCGCAACGCGCTCGACATCGCCAAGCGCGAGCTGCTGGCGAGTCTCGACCGTCTGCCGCCCGACGTCGGCTTCTCGGTCACCTTCTACGACCTCAACGCCCGCAAGCTGACCGACGCCCAGGGCCGTCGCGGCATCATGCAGGCGACCGCCGCCAACAAGTCGCGCGTCCGCGCGCAGCTTGCGGCCGTCGCCCCGTTCGGCGGCACGGATCACCTGCTCGCGCTCCGGACCGCCCTGGTCGACAGGCCCGAAGTCATCTTCTTCCTCACCGACGCCGCCTCGATGACCAACGACAACGTCGAGACCGTCCTGGCCGAATCGAAGGGGAGCCGAATCCAGGCCATCGAGTTCGGCCTTGGCCGGGACATCGGCCAGAACACGCCTCTGCGACGGTTAGCCACCGAAAGCGGCGGCGCGTACCACTACGTCGACACGTCCCGGTTTCCGAAGTCGCCCAACGGCTACTGA
- a CDS encoding ExbD/TolR family protein, whose protein sequence is MSVAPPIPRTPSTDDEPRRKRRYRPGPPDDVYFPVAPMLDMAFQLLAFFILTFRPPTAETHVDLHLPTTPAALPSAPRGMARPTSRTVDVDLENDVIIRAEADDLGDLKSLRLGEAPVADLTQLTQRLRRYVELLGNRPLRVRLIADDRLLYEPAARIIAVCSSSGVSAVRLAPVGVGP, encoded by the coding sequence GTGAGCGTCGCGCCCCCGATCCCCAGAACTCCATCGACCGACGACGAGCCTCGCCGCAAGCGGCGTTACCGCCCCGGCCCGCCCGACGACGTCTATTTCCCGGTCGCGCCGATGCTCGACATGGCGTTCCAGCTCCTGGCGTTCTTCATCCTGACGTTCCGCCCGCCGACCGCCGAGACCCACGTCGACCTCCACCTGCCGACCACCCCCGCCGCCCTCCCTAGCGCCCCGCGAGGGATGGCCCGGCCGACCTCGCGAACCGTCGACGTCGACCTGGAAAACGACGTTATCATCCGCGCCGAGGCCGACGACCTGGGCGATCTGAAATCGCTGCGTCTCGGCGAGGCCCCCGTGGCCGATCTGACGCAGCTCACCCAGCGCCTGCGGCGGTACGTCGAGTTGCTCGGCAATCGTCCGCTGCGCGTCCGCCTCATCGCCGACGACCGCCTGCTCTACGAGCCCGCGGCGCGGATCATCGCGGTCTGCTCCTCGTCGGGCGTCTCGGCCGTTCGGTTGGCTCCTGTAGGAGTCGGGCCATGA
- a CDS encoding ExbD/TolR family protein: MSRSSPDHVLNPNLTPLLDLVLQLITFFMMLVHFGNQIEGETRAVRLPVAPAALPGADLALDRLAAAIDARGNLLVDGHPLQGDAATAWWKQQAQSRRAGLELIQSEPTTATRPEPPTLRLQFNEPDPGGELPTVVVLRADREASYGAVRKTLVEAQSQGFANFSLVVLNREQP, translated from the coding sequence ATGTCGCGCTCGTCCCCCGATCACGTCCTGAACCCGAACTTGACGCCGCTGCTGGATCTGGTCCTGCAGTTAATCACGTTCTTCATGATGCTGGTCCACTTCGGCAACCAGATCGAGGGGGAAACCCGCGCCGTGAGGCTCCCCGTGGCCCCGGCCGCGCTGCCCGGCGCGGACCTGGCGCTGGACCGCCTCGCCGCCGCGATCGACGCCCGCGGGAATCTCCTGGTCGATGGTCATCCCCTCCAGGGAGACGCGGCGACGGCCTGGTGGAAGCAACAGGCCCAGTCCCGCCGCGCCGGACTTGAGTTGATCCAATCCGAGCCCACCACGGCAACGCGCCCCGAGCCCCCCACGCTCCGACTTCAATTCAACGAACCGGATCCGGGTGGCGAACTCCCCACGGTGGTCGTCCTGCGGGCCGATCGCGAGGCGTCGTACGGGGCGGTGCGGAAGACGCTCGTGGAGGCCCAGTCGCAGGGGTTCGCCAACTTCAGCCTCGTCGTCCTCAACCGGGAGCAGCCGTGA
- a CDS encoding MotA/TolQ/ExbB proton channel family protein, giving the protein METRQGRARAFAVWLGIGLLTLWLTAVPAVATAQEAPSGAPISTKATESTSTPGQSDEGGGDESFLRWMFRASGLIGVVIAVMSFYLVALIVWMALNYRTSAAAPRLVVRDIRDLLDQRRFGDAYNRLMNDRSLFARILSAGVQKLPTGVAPARRAMEMANEDATMEMEHRTTYLATVGTLGPMIGLVGTVYGMIKAFRVIATKGTAPQASLLAEGISTALFATLEGIAISIPAIYFYAFFRNRIARMSLEAEMAAEPLLEQFVPGVKAQEPTAPAASPPAGPGAHPHPFALNAALAASSGAPPRPILPPARDE; this is encoded by the coding sequence ATGGAAACACGGCAAGGCCGGGCGAGAGCGTTCGCGGTCTGGCTCGGGATCGGGCTTCTGACGCTTTGGCTGACGGCCGTTCCGGCGGTCGCGACGGCTCAGGAGGCTCCGAGCGGAGCCCCAATCTCGACGAAGGCGACGGAGTCGACCTCAACCCCCGGTCAGTCCGACGAGGGTGGTGGGGACGAGTCGTTCCTGCGGTGGATGTTCCGCGCCTCGGGCCTGATCGGCGTCGTGATCGCGGTGATGTCCTTCTACCTCGTGGCCTTGATCGTCTGGATGGCCTTGAACTACCGGACCTCGGCCGCCGCGCCCAGGTTGGTCGTCCGCGACATCCGCGACCTGCTGGACCAGCGCCGCTTCGGCGACGCCTACAACCGACTCATGAACGATCGATCGCTGTTCGCACGGATCCTGTCAGCCGGCGTTCAGAAGCTCCCCACGGGAGTCGCCCCGGCGCGGCGGGCGATGGAGATGGCCAACGAAGACGCCACGATGGAGATGGAGCACCGGACGACCTACCTGGCGACCGTCGGCACCCTCGGCCCGATGATCGGCCTGGTGGGGACGGTCTACGGCATGATCAAGGCGTTCCGCGTCATCGCCACCAAGGGGACCGCGCCTCAGGCCAGCCTGCTCGCCGAGGGGATCTCCACGGCGCTCTTCGCCACGCTGGAAGGGATCGCCATCTCGATCCCGGCGATCTACTTCTACGCCTTCTTCCGCAACCGGATCGCGCGGATGTCGCTGGAAGCCGAGATGGCCGCCGAGCCGTTGCTGGAGCAGTTCGTCCCTGGAGTGAAAGCCCAGGAGCCCACTGCGCCGGCCGCTTCCCCGCCGGCGGGGCCGGGCGCCCATCCGCATCCGTTCGCCCTCAACGCGGCGCTAGCGGCGTCGAGCGGCGCTCCGCCGCGGCCGATCCTGCCGCCGGCGCGCGACGAGTGA
- a CDS encoding carbon-nitrogen hydrolase family protein, translated as MAESIRVAAVQMEPLLGQVDHNLGRIVAGLKAAASGGAKLAVFPECALSGYGFASREEGFAHAVPLEGPETAAVAEAARETGCACIFGFLEKDGDSLYNACALVGPEGVVGNYRKIHLPHLGIDMHVDPGNRPPAVYEIAGLRVGVLICYDGAFPEAPRLLALQGADLIALPTNWPPRSECQAEHMVPTRAMENVVYFMAVNRVGTESGFRFIGASSIADPAGAVLARANDSEETILFADLDPQKSRTKRLVRVPGRHEIDRFADRRPAFYGPLAEPISG; from the coding sequence ATGGCGGAGTCGATTCGAGTCGCGGCGGTTCAGATGGAGCCGCTGCTTGGGCAAGTCGACCACAACCTCGGACGGATCGTCGCCGGCCTGAAGGCCGCCGCGAGCGGCGGGGCGAAGCTGGCCGTCTTCCCCGAATGCGCCCTCTCCGGATACGGGTTCGCGAGCCGCGAGGAGGGCTTCGCCCACGCCGTCCCACTCGAAGGCCCGGAGACGGCCGCCGTCGCCGAGGCTGCCCGGGAAACCGGCTGCGCGTGCATCTTCGGCTTCCTGGAAAAAGACGGCGACAGCCTGTACAACGCCTGCGCCCTGGTCGGACCGGAAGGCGTTGTGGGGAATTATCGCAAGATCCACCTCCCCCATCTCGGCATCGACATGCACGTCGATCCCGGGAACCGTCCACCGGCCGTCTACGAAATCGCCGGCCTTCGGGTCGGCGTACTGATCTGCTACGACGGAGCGTTCCCGGAAGCTCCACGGCTCCTCGCGCTCCAGGGGGCGGACCTGATCGCCCTCCCCACCAACTGGCCTCCCCGCAGCGAATGCCAGGCGGAACACATGGTTCCGACCCGCGCCATGGAGAACGTGGTCTATTTCATGGCGGTGAACCGAGTTGGGACCGAGAGCGGGTTCCGGTTCATCGGGGCCAGCTCGATCGCCGACCCGGCCGGGGCCGTCCTCGCCAGGGCGAACGACTCCGAGGAGACCATCCTGTTCGCCGACCTCGATCCCCAAAAATCGCGGACCAAGCGACTCGTCCGCGTCCCCGGCCGTCACGAGATCGACCGCTTCGCCGATCGCCGCCCCGCCTTCTATGGCCCACTCGCCGAACCGATCTCCGGTTGA
- a CDS encoding glycerophosphodiester phosphodiesterase, with protein sequence MIRRSAILLLAACPLFVDSSTTIAQEQRPIILAHRGGSYEFEENTMEAFRSSYEKGIRGFETDVRMTKDGALVILHDDALDRTYNAKGAVEEMSAAELKNVTGKKGQKLLFLDEFLDYFADKPGCYIELEMKTSNKTLYPDGRIEPYCQTLYKAAQARKPESSTYIYTSFDERPLKAVHALDPKAPMSLIAGKPCSAEFIQKAKAVGADRIACQLKGTSRTDVEDAHKQGLKVNGWPGHAVNDYYLAIGLGLDVHCTDIPTAIQKVKQQLP encoded by the coding sequence ATGATCCGCCGGTCCGCGATCCTCCTCCTGGCCGCCTGCCCCTTGTTCGTTGATTCATCCACGACGATCGCCCAGGAGCAGCGCCCGATCATCCTCGCCCACCGCGGCGGCAGTTATGAATTCGAAGAGAACACGATGGAAGCCTTCCGCTCGTCTTACGAGAAGGGAATCCGCGGCTTCGAGACCGACGTGCGCATGACCAAGGACGGGGCCCTCGTCATCCTCCACGACGACGCCCTCGACCGGACGTACAACGCCAAGGGGGCCGTCGAGGAGATGTCGGCAGCGGAGTTGAAGAACGTGACCGGCAAGAAAGGCCAAAAGCTCCTGTTCCTGGACGAGTTTCTCGACTACTTCGCCGACAAGCCGGGTTGCTACATCGAGCTGGAGATGAAGACGAGCAACAAGACGCTCTATCCCGACGGTCGAATCGAGCCCTACTGCCAGACGCTCTACAAGGCGGCCCAGGCTCGCAAGCCGGAATCCTCGACCTACATTTACACCTCGTTCGACGAGCGTCCCCTCAAGGCCGTCCATGCTCTCGACCCGAAGGCGCCGATGTCGCTCATCGCCGGCAAGCCCTGCTCGGCCGAGTTCATCCAGAAGGCCAAGGCGGTCGGCGCGGATCGGATCGCCTGCCAGTTGAAGGGAACGTCGCGAACCGACGTTGAAGACGCCCACAAGCAGGGGTTGAAGGTCAACGGCTGGCCCGGCCACGCGGTCAACGACTACTACCTCGCCATCGGCCTGGGGCTCGACGTCCACTGCACGGACATCCCAACGGCGATTCAGAAGGTGAAACAGCAGTTGCCGTGA